In one window of Gadus chalcogrammus isolate NIFS_2021 chromosome 12, NIFS_Gcha_1.0, whole genome shotgun sequence DNA:
- the espnla gene encoding espin-like protein, which yields MVLHRAIHAARVGDLAALRELAAADHLTPAISDAQGAGLAHHAARCGRLDCLRFLVTEMGLAADERALNRATPAHDAAATGHVRELQWLVEQGGCDLEAQDASGATALHLAVRFGCLAVVEWLLAAGGRLSVLETNCGAVAAHYAAAKGDLACLELLLRHSPGCVNLQTRLGATPLYLACQEGHLPVVEYLVRVGGASTHLRAHDGMSVLHAATHTGHHALVVWLATFTDLSLCCQDREGATALHFAASRGHRRLLETLLHLGSKVTRDYWGGTPLHDAAENGELESCKVLLAGLADSSEQDIDGFTAADLAEYNGHYDCARYLRNVQANSVCCGRATLDREPARRFGRSALSQKDSQLVYVNKPIQDITSDQEEEEEEEEGTDTPTASRQPIRGDYYRGLSDPCIEIHSTDTQMERLKTTASRMEKVHIATSVLKGFTRGRLSAPAAPDQDQSESAAPRLGANLGNMKSITAVKQSGLQSGVFTGQGSKMVVLPTEEANLSDIDYLVPTHDERGRPIAEWKRQVMVRQLQARLLDEEDQRRRENGSSRYAKVSWRYSPAHNAILGPFGELLTEADLVYLERQIANVALQKNCEGYELELARLAEELRHILPAPIVNITVNTQFRHFHSKVPLPLWCGRISGIVQSMSLLLSNLTDQPYCKMPNTALVSVFSEAPERATGARGRREMIEDEIHEFGVSVGRLKSNFESQSAAPGDENDVVVDDDEEAVTTTKSVTFSIPATDPAAAEPLLAPPPPLKVRDGAVTAETDHNSDSGIDYDEATPDVMETTSLRKERIVVLFLGHWKKSAYSVTLKSRDAAERKLNGGAGGEVAEGSAEGHGVTAEFTQKTMMDSSLGHFFKQRGAVNKMLGNWRSMISSVPSRQIRRLHRQQVLYSPEQFLPRMEGVAVDYDSLTLDLFMLGYFHILEQELPADERKMRHLLCFEVFDHLGSFTWETVRDFHKAVITDIQGGGREWKDGFDDVKTRFFGSAAVPVETVSAAPAEAAVEKRVLPEVRQVPRVIVQTPTPDEGVLNGGTDISSFSNEEICKYIDRSFAFWKEKEAEIFYFE from the exons ATGGTGCTGCACCGGGCCATCCACGCGGCGCGCGTCGGTGACCTGGCGGCGCTCAGGGAGCTGGCCGCCGCGGACCATCTGACCCCCGCCATCAGCGAcgcccagggggcggggctggcgCACCACGCCGCGCGCTGCGGCCGCCTGGACTGCCTGCGCTTCCTGGTGACGGAGATGGGGCTGGCGGCGGACGAGCGGGCGCTGAACCGCGCCACGCCCGCCCACGACGCCGCTGCCACCGGGCACGTCAGGGAGCTGCAGTGGCTGGTGGAGCAGGGGGGCTGCGATCTGGAG GCCCAGGACGCGTCGGGGGCCACGGCGCTGCACCTGGCCGTGCGGTTCGGCTGCCTGGCGGTGGTGGAGTGGCTgctggcggcgggggggcgtcTCAGCGTCCTGGAGACCAACTGCGGGGCGGTGGCCGCCCACTACGCCGCCGCCAAGGGGGACCTGGCCtgcctggagctgctgctgcgccACTCCCCGGG gtgtgtGAACCTCCAGACCCGGCTGGGGGCCACGCCCCTCTACCTGGCGTGCCAGGAGGGTCACCTGCCCGTGGTGGAGTACCTGGTgcgggtgggcggggccagcacTCACCTGAGGGCCCACGACGGCATGAGTGTCCTGCACGCCGCCACGCACACGGGGCACCACGCGCTGGTGGTCTGGCTG gccaccTTCACCGACCTCAGCCTGTGCTGCCAGGACCGGGAGGGGGCGACCGCGCTGCACTTCGCCGCCAGCAGGGGGCACCGTCGCCTGCTGGAGACGCTGCTCCacctggggtcaaaggtcacccgGGACTATTGGGGAGGCACGCCGCTCCACGACGCCGCGGAGAACGGAGAGCTGGAG TCCTGTAAGGTGCTCCTGGCCGGCCTGGCCGACAGCTCTGAGCAGGACATCGATGGCTTCACCGCAGCGGACCTGGCCGAGTACAACGGGCATTATGACTGCGCCCGCTACCTCCGCAACGTCCAGGCCAAC AGCGTCTGCTGCGGGCGCGCCACGCTGGACAGGGAGCCCGCCAGGAG gtTTGGCAGAAGCGCCCTCAGCCAGAAGGACTCACAG CTAGTGTACGTCAACAAACCCATCCAGGACATCACTTCAgaccaagaggaagaggaggaggaggaggaggggacggaCACGCCCACAGCGtccaggcagccaatcagaggagacTACTACCGCGGCCTGAGCGACCCATGCATTGAGATCCACAGCACTGACACACAGATggagaggttaaag ACCACCGCCTCCAGGATGGAGAAGGTCCACATCGCCACGTCTG TCCTGAAGGGGTTCACGCGGGGCCGGCTCTCCGCCCCGGCGgccccagaccaggaccagagtGAGTCTGCGGCCCCCCGTCTGGGGGCCAACCTAGGCAACATGAAGTCCATCACGGCTGTGAAGCAGTCCGGCCTGCAGTCTGGGGTCTTCACCGGACAGGGG AGCAAGATGGTGGTGCTCCCGACGGAGGAGGCCAACCTGTCGGACATCGACTACCTGGTGCCCACCCACGACGAGAGGGGGCGGCCCATCGCGGAGTGGAAGCGACAGGTGATGGTGAGACAGCTGCAGGCCCGGCTGCTGGAcgaggaggaccagaggaggagg gagaACGGCAGCAGCCGCTACGCCAAGGTGAGCTGGCGCTACTCCCCGGCCCACAACGCCATCCTGGGCCCGTTCGGCGAGCTGCTGACGGAGGCCGACCTGGTGTACCTGGAGCGGCAGATCGCCAACGTGGCGCTGCAGAAGAACTGCGAGGGCTACGAGCTGGAGCTGGCGCGGCTGGCCGAGGAGCTGCGCCACATCCTGCCGGCGCCCATCGTCAACATCACCGTCAACACACAGTTCCGCCACTTCCACAGCAAGGTGCCGCTGCCGCTGTGGTGCGGCCGCATCTCAGGCATCGTGCAGAGCATGTCGCTGCTGCTCAGCAACCTGACGGACCAGCCCTACTGCAAGATGCCCAACACGGCGCTGGTGTCGGTGTTCTCCGAGGCGCCCGAGCGGGCCACCGGTGCCCGCGGCCGGCGGGAGATGATCGAGGATGAGATCCACGAGTTCGGCGTCTCAGTCGGGAGGCTCAAGTCGAACTTCGAGAGCCAGAGCGCGGCGCCGGGCGACGAGAACGACGTCGTCGTTGATGACGACGAGGAGGCCGTCACGACGACCAAGTCGGTCACGTTCAGCATCCCCGCCACCGACCCCGCCGCCGCGGAGCCGCTgctggctccgcccccgccgCTCAAGGTGCGGGACGGCGCGGTCACTGCGGAGACGGACCACAACAGCGACTCGGGCATCGACTACGACGAGGCGACGCCGGACGTGATGGAGACCACCAGCCTGAGGAAGGAGCGCATCGTGGTCCTCTTCCTCGGCCACTGGAAGAAGTCGGCGTACTCCGTCACGCTGAAGAGCCGCGACGCCGCCGAGAGGAAGCTGAACGGCGGGGCGGGGGGCGAGGTCGCGGAGGGGTCGGCCGAAGGTCACGGGGTCACGGCGGAGTTCACCCAGAAGACGATGATGGACAGCTCGCTGGGACACTTCTTCAAGCAGCGCGGCGCCGTCAACAAGATGCTGGGCAACTGGAGGAGCATGATCTCCAGTGTGCCGTCCAGGCAGATAcgcag gctgcaCCGGCAGCAGGTGCTGTACTCCCCGGAGCAGTTCCTGCCGCGCATGGAGGGCGTGGCGGTGGACTACGACAGCCTCACCCTGGACCTCTTCATGCTGGGCTACTTCCACATCCTGGAGCAGGAGCTGCCCGCCGACGAGCGGAAGATGCGCCACCTGCTGTGCTTCGAGGTGTTCGACCACCTGGGCTCCTTCACCTGGGAGACGGTGCGGGACTTCCACAAGGCCGTCATCACCGACATCCAGGGGGGCGGCCGCGAGTGGAAGGACGGCTTCGACGACGTCAAGACCCGCTTCTTCGGGAGCGCGGCGGTGCCCGTGGAGACGGTGTCGGCGGCGCcggcggaggcggcggtggaGAAGCGGGTCCTCCCCGAGGTGCGGCAGGTGCCTCGGGTCATCGTGCAGACCCCCACGCCCGACGAGGGGGTGCTGAACGGGGGCACGGACATCTCGTCCTTCTCCAACGAGGAGATCTGTAAATACATCGACCGCAGCTTCGCCTtctggaaggagaaggaggcggagatCTTTTACTTTGAGTAG